In Aspergillus nidulans FGSC A4 chromosome IV, a single window of DNA contains:
- a CDS encoding uncharacterized protein (transcript_id=CADANIAT00000220): MEEKGAIELAESVEVGKPDVELGQVLVDGEGQVQRLPVPSKDPNDPLNYTRWEKVGIIVSCCWFFWLSTFPSLFVGVGRSIHSSHFLLAATIGCAVCNTWEQHLGLRILQGLSAGVTESVLPLILAEVTFVHQHGMVYGMYWAAQSTITGCLNLAASYEVAALGWRWYYWVFAITVAVGLLLVIVFGLETSYQRSSQFVHGRMVVTDQFGVTRVLSEDETRQYLGTHGHPYSRDDGHIPEELRPKKTYFQMLIPWASPTESPLILIPRTTLQIFSAFLSPGILYATLVASVVLGSSIGMSLSYNTVLQYNYHWPAKSIGLINLGGVFGGFGGMLYAGFFGDKFIVWMAKRNGGIHTPEHRLPLLILPGILGVVALLLYGLTADGSATWSGPYMGWTLFQITFVSVLILSTSFAAEAWEKNPGPAIVAVVGVKNIVAFALSYGINPMTELYDYPVAMGILAAIVGGVFLLGVPVYFLNPRVSSSVSSLSPEFKMRSNEGHLSQWRRWMDMKERRQRRTAN, from the exons atggaggagaaaggggCCATTGAGCTAGCAGAGAGTGTGGAAGTTGGAAAACCTGACGTTGAACTCGGACAAGTTCTTGTCGATGGTGAGGGACAGGTACAGCGATTGCCTGTACCCAGCAAGGACCCGAATGATCCATTGAACTACACAAGATGGGAGAAGGTCGGTATCATTGTGAGCTGTTGCTGGTTCT TCTGGTTGTCTACGTTCCCATCTCTTTTTGTCGGCGTTGGTCGGTCAATCCACTCTTCCCACT TCCTTCTCGCAGCCACCATTGGTTGCGCTGTTTGCAATACCTGGGAGCAGCATCTGGGTCTGCGGATCCTCCAGGGTCTCTCAGCTGGTGTAACTGAATCG GTCCTGCCTCTCATTCTAGCTGAAGTAACGTTCGTGCATCAACATGGAATGGTATATGGCATGTATTGGGCAGCACAGAGCACCATTACCGGATGTCTCAATCTAGCTGCTTCCTACGAAGTGGCAGCTCTTGGATGGAGGTGGTACTACTGGGTCTTTGCGATCACGGTCGCCGTcggccttctccttgtcatcgtcttcgggcTTGAAACTAGCTACCAGCGCAGCTCCCAGTTTGTCCATGGTCGCATGGTTGTCACAGACCAGTTCGGCGTAACTAGGGTGCTTAGCGAGGACGAAACACGACAGTATCTCGGCACCCATGGCCACCCATATAGTCGCGACGACGGCCATATACCGGAAGAGCTCCGGCCAAAGAAGACATACTTTCAAATGCTAATACCATGGGCATCGCCAACCGAAAGTCCTCTGATCCTCATCCCCCGAACCACGCTTCAgatcttctcagccttcttgTCCCCCGGCATCCTGTACGCAACCCTCGTTGCCTCTGTCGTCCTCGGCTCCTCAATCGGCATGTCCCTCTCCTACAACACAGTCCTGCAGTACAACTACCATTGGCCCGCAAAATCCATTGGGCTAATCAACCTCGGTGGTGTTTTCGGTGGCTTCGGCGGCATGCTCTACGCAGGCTTCTTCGGCGACAAATTCATCGTGTGGATGGCGAAGCGGAATGGCGGGATTCACACACCCGAACAccgcctccctctccttaTTCTCCCTGGTATCCTGGGAGTGGTGGCCCTTCTCCTCTACGGGCTCACAGCGGATGGAAGCGCAACTTGGAGCGGGCCATATATGGGCTGGACGCTCTTCCAAATCACCTTCGTGTCTGTGCTTATTCTGTCCACGTCATTTGCGGCAGAAGCATGGGAGAAGAATCCCGGGCCGGCCATTGTGGCCGTGGTTGGCGTGAAAAATATCGTTGCGTTTGCGTTGAGTTATGGAATTAATCCAATGACAGAGTTGTATGATTACCCCGTTGCGATGGGGATCCTTGCGGCGATTGTCGGCGGAGTGTTCCTGTTAGGAGTGCCCGTTTATTTCCTGAATCCAAGAGTAAGCTCTTccgtttcttctctttctcctgagTTCAAAATGAGATCTAACGAAGGTCATCTGTCGCAGTGGcggagatggatggatatgAAGGAGCGGAGACAGCGACGTACAGCGAATTGA
- a CDS encoding C2H2-type zinc finger protein (transcript_id=CADANIAT00000219), whose protein sequence is MVQLLLLHMPFCTHRTIFSDRYITIKNASMSFPSKAPRVTKDAASLHQCPECDRAYERPDHLARHLDSHRNERNFHCPTCHRGFNRRDVLQRHRLIHTSGTPLSKHAGRAVEACEQCAIAKASCDNDSPCNRCQRKGIPCIPRKQRHRCFRTMAKATPEAETPQGQGGSEPGVDLSTTPRTESIAHSENRQAPPALEAGMNPLYSTASLASPVISFPTGISDQSNPVDNLSEFPAFFEHVMMPSDLFSTGVPGVQQPRGVLDIMCDPGFTSADANLFGSGIITDLDKILEYNLSPAPTSSDQELNTEEESTKKRVAAFRKSLWLRVPEKNQNGFSGDGQIPLRDGDMTASISSLHRSRLEALNIRGKLTQQMRDNIFQLVLATGGSRLSVPSFPTAESLDALIKIGISKRTETDAWIHPYTLYRQDSRPELLTALTAAGCVCSAIPSVGKAGVLLLEIVRVSLADLVESDNSVLRDLQYFQASMMWLDIGIFCGYKRKMQIAESHLQPLCTDQALRRAGTFDRSFYSDNQPVQALGGESIEDAWLQWIQQESLKRLAYHLFGHDVEVAAAMNRPALTSYAEFTVPFPSARDLWLAPTATAWKELLETKYSHAVSSNLSLRDLLSDLSILNDLPVNIDTGVVNSAVLHGLMSQVLMFRQQASLSDSRTNDQPVTRLWLQTRQDDLYGTLLSLEELKANQDIARSQCIKTVSENIVDAPPLATLICEFAMMHLHVNLDSIQRFAGQFGEMEARREYPKLREWALTKEARTSIWHAGQVLRAARLVLPFQLRGFDSLAIYHAILVLWVFGLLCCGEKQRDNNTNPTSGHPNLVVSLDGPETELIKSFINRSVGQHGLTLHFAGAENSTVFCPLSSPRLVMDVGRQVYEGNFQGATDYVPPLVENLRNLIHELGSLP, encoded by the exons ATggtccaacttcttctccttcatatGCCATTCTGCACCCATCGTACGATCTTCTCAGATCGTTATATAACAATCAAGAATGCCTCAATGTCCTTTCCAAGCAAAGCACCCCGCGTCACCAAGGACGCCGCTAGTTTACATCAGTGCCCCGAGTGTGACAGGGCCTACGAGAGACCCGATCACCTAGCCCGCCATTTGGACTCCC ATCGTAATGAGCGAAACTTTCATTGTCCGACCTGTCATCGCGGCTTCAACCGTAG GGATGTACTGCAACGGCATCGATTGATCCACACAAGTGGTACGCCTCTCAGCAAACACGCAGGGAGAGCGGTTGAGGCGTGTGAACAATGCGCAATAGCGAAAGCGAGCTGTGACAACGATAGCCCATGCAAT AGATGTCAACGGAAAGGAATACCATGTATTCCACGAAAGCAACGGCACCGCTGCTTTAGAACAATGGCCAAGGCTACACCCGAAGCTGAGACAccccaaggtcaaggaggcaGCGAACCTGGTGTCGACCTTAGCACAACACCGAGGACTGAATCCATCGCCCATAGTGAAAACCGCCAGGCACCGCCAGCCTTGGAAGCCGGGATGAATCCGCTATATTCAACAGCATCACTTGCTTCGCCTGTTATATCATTTCCTACTGGCATCTCCGATCAGAGTAATCCCGTCGATAACTTGAGCGAGTTTCCAGCATTTTTTGAGCATGTCATGATGCCATCCGACCTTTTCTCAACTGGTGTCCCAGGCGTGCAGCAGCCGAGGGGCGTCTTGGATATTATGTGTGACCCGGGATTTACTAGTGCTGATGCTAACTTATTCGGTTCCGGTATTATCACGGACCTGGACAAAATATTAGAATACAATCTATCGCCTGCTCCAACATCATCAGACCAAGAACTGAacactgaagaagaaagcacgAAGAAGCGCGTCGCTGCATTTCGAAAATCTTTGTG GCTTAGGGTACCCGAAAAGAACCAGAATGGCTTTAGCGGGGATGGCCAAATACCTCTCAGAGACGGGGACATGACggcttccatctcttcgctgCACAGATCTCGGCTTGAAGCTCTAAATATCCGTGGTAAGCTCACACAGCAGATGCGAGATAACATCTTTCAACTTGTTCTCGCTACTGGCGGCTCGCGGCTTTCCGTTCCTTCATTTCCAACCGCCGAGTCGCTTGACGCTTTGATCAAGATCGGCATCTCGAAAAGAACCGAAACAGATGCCTGGATCCACCCGTATACCTTGTATCGCCAGGACTCCAGACCTGAACTCTTGACTGCTCTTACTGCTGCTGGGTGTGTATGTTCTGCTATTCCGTCAGTAGGCAAGGCGGGTGTGCTCCTTCTAGAAATTGTCCGAGTCAGCCTGGCAGATCTT GTTGAATCTGATAACAGCGTTCTGCGTGATTTGCAATATTTTCAGGCTTCTATGATGTGGTTGGATATTGGCATTTTCTGTGGCTATAAACGCAAAATGCAGATAGCGGAAAGCCACCTACAGCCATTATGCACA GATCAGGCTTTAAGAAGGGCTGGAACTTTTGACCGCTCATTCTACTCAGATAATCAGCCAGTACAAGCCCTAGGTGGTGAATCAATAGAAGACGCCTGGTTACAATGGATACAGCAAGAGTCATTGAAGCG CCTTGCTTACCACCTTTTTGGACATGACGTGGAGGTAGCGGCAGCCATGAACAGGCCTGCATTGACCAGCTACGCCGAGTTCACTGTGCCCTTTCCGAGTGCCCGTGATCTTTGGCTTGCCCCGACAGCAACTGCTTGGAAGGAACTCTTGGAAACCAAGTACTCTCATGCCGTCTCCTCGAATTTATCTTTGAGAGATCTATTGTCTGATCTTTCTATTTTAAACGATCTACCTGTCAACATTGACACAGGTGTAGTGAATTCCGCTGTGCTACACGGGCTGATGAGCCAAGTCTTGATGTTCCGCCAACAAGCCTCGCTCTCGGACAGCCGTACCAATGATCAGCCTGTAACTAGGCTGTGGCTACAGACTCGCCAGGATGATTTGTACGGTACTCTGTTGTCTctggaagagctcaaggcTAACCAGGATATTGCTAGGTCCCAATGTATCAAAACAGTGAGCGAAAATATCGTTGATGCGCCGCCACTCGCAACACTTATCTGCGAATTTGCTATGATGCACCTTCATGTTAATTTGGACTCAATCCAGCGATTCGCCGGGCAATTTGGAGAAATGGAAGCAAGGCGCGAGTACCCGAAGCTCCGTGAGTGGGCCCTAACTAAAGAGGCTCGGACCTCGATTTGGCATGCTGGGCAAGTTCTACGCGCAGCTCGGCTAGTGCTACCATTTCAACTTCGAGGGTTCGATAGCCTCGCAATCTACCATGCTATATTAGTTCTATGGGTATTTGGGCTACTCTGTTGCGGTGAAAAACAGCGCGATAACAACACAAATCCAACAAGTGGCCATCCGAATCTGGTAGTCAGCCTGGATGGCCCAGAAACGGAGCTTATTAAGTCGTTCATTAACCGGAGCGTAGGCCAACATGGCCTGACCCTCCACTTTGCCGGTGCTGAGAATAGCACCGTTTTCTGTCCACTCAGTAGTCCCCGCTTAGTAATGGATGTGGGAAGACAGGTTTACGAAGGCAACTTTCAAGGAGCAACTGATTATGTGCCGCCACTGGTCGAAAACTTGCGCAACTTGATTCATGAGCTGGGGAGCTTGCCCTAG
- a CDS encoding uncharacterized protein (transcript_id=CADANIAT00000222), which yields MSFTARSLRQVLTSTSRNFHCSRTMAASDWSARQYLKFEAERTRPARDLLAQVPLDSPHRVVDLGCGPGNSTAVLVSRYPDARVTGMDSSPDMIGKARETLPGIEFTVDGLSTYTPREPVDLFFSNAVFQWLPRDQRLEIIKRLIQSQPSGGVFAFQVPDNLAEPSHVTMREIAANGPWSSTLQSVARESFQSPHELYDELKPLCAEVNIWHTYYNHSLENHKAVVEWVKGTGLRPFIDPLSQPDRESFLKAYLGRLEQLYPNSRLQPFGSWQEQLCHTASPAHYPPPALVLVAVLHIVHIAEIPTLFNVSILALPLRRPWFEISLPLQQSLS from the exons ATGTCCTTCACGGCCCGATCATTACGGCAGGTGCTTACATCTACTTCACGTAATTTCCATTGTTCACGGACCATGGCGGCATCCGACTGGAGTGCCAGACAATACCTTAAGTTTGAGGCTGAACGCACACGACCTGCTCGTGATCTGCTCGCCCAGGTTCCACTCGATTCACCACATCGCGTCGTGGATCTAGGCTGCGGACCTGGCAACTCAACAGCCGTCCTTGTATCCCGGTATCCAGATGCCCGAGTGACAGGAATGGACTCGTCTCCAGATATGATTGGAAAGGCTCGCGAAACCCTCCCGGGAATCGAGTTTACAGTCGATGGCCTCAGTACGTATACACCTAGAGAACCGGTAGACCTATTCTTCTCCAACGCCGTCTTCCAGTGGCTACCGCGGGACCAACGTCTGGAAATCATCAAACGCCTTATTCAGTCGCAGCCTTCAGGCGGCGTCTTTGCCTTCCAGGTGCCGGATAATTTGGCTGAGCCATCGCACGTCACAATGCGTGAAATTGCCGCCAATGGTCCGTGGTCGAGCACGCTACAATCCGTTGCTCGCGAAAGCTTTCAATCGCCACATGAACTGTACGATGAACTGAAGCCGCTCTGTGCTGAGGTGAATATCTGGCATACCTACTATAACCATTCGCTGGAGAACCATAAGGCTGTCGTAGAATGGGTCAAGGGGACGGGCCTGCGGCCGTTCATTGACCCTTTGTCGCAGCCGGATCGGGAGTCTTTCTTGAAGGCTTACTTGGGTCGTCTGGAGCAATTATATCCAAA CAGCCGCTTGCAGCCGTTCGGCAGCTGGCAGGAACAGCTTTGTCACACGGCATCACCAGCGCACTACCCACCACCTGCATTAGTTCTGGTTGCAGTCCTACATATTGTGCATATTGCAGAAATACCGACATTGTTCAACGTCTCCATACTAGCACTTCCCCTGCGCCGACCCTGGTTCGAGATAAGCTTACCGCTGCAGCAAAGCTTATCGTAG
- a CDS encoding flavin-containing monooxygenase (transcript_id=CADANIAT00000216): MGSATINQPVGNTDYTQSTVAIIGAGISGMCMAIDLLRRNHRNFVILEKGSSVGGTWNDNKYPGCACDVWSALYSYSFEQRSTWTREYPGQEEILHYLTGIAGKYGLYPHIRFNSTVEEARWDDEARKWKIKVSVSGAKDAQFQEGYELSANVLISGVGQLNQPAWPNIDGMNEFKGKSMHSARWDWTYDFKGKRIAVIGNGATATQIVPEVAKTASHLTVYQRTPQWIIPRDDKPVHPAQKALLSFPFFRNCKRSFMMLYREMSHDFIVKSDAKNSQEVRELCIGHIKKGLPSKPELWDVLTPSYPPGCRRILASDDYYPALGRENVKLDTRNIQRITETGIQTADGETTDFDLIVYATGFRTVEFLHPIKVYGAGGRDLAEIWDGGATAYYGVTVEEMPNFGLLYGPNTNLGHNSIILMIEAQSRYLAALIDPVIRAKEAGVSLAIQPKTEIVRAFNADIQKRLGKSNFADPACNSWYKTADGRITNNWPGTVVEYQQALSRVRWTDYIVDEETMKFVGKNETRIGHVEEVWPVSKSTLLLGLSVAVAAGGWYLQGARASRRR; this comes from the exons ATGGGTAGCGCAACCATCAATCAACCGGTCGGTAATACGGACTATACGCAGTCGACCGTTGCGATTATTGGGGCGGGGATTTCGG GAATGTGCATGGCCATTGACCTTCTCCGTCGCAACCACCGCAACTTTGTCATCCTAGAGAAGGGCAGCTCGGTCGGGGGTACCTGGAACGATAATAAATATCCTGGCTGTGCTTGCGATG TCTGGAGTGCCCTATACAGCTATTCCTTTGAGCAGCGGTCTACTTGGACACGCGAATACCCGGGCCAGGAGGAAATTCTGCACTATCTCACCGGCATTGCTGGGAAGTACGGTCTCTACCCGCACATCAGATTCAATTCGACCGTCGAGGAGGCGCGATGGGACGACGAGGCCCGGAAATGGAAGATCAAGGTGTCTGTGTCCGGCGCGAAAGATGCCCAGTTCCAGGAGGGATACGAACTGTCGGCAAATGTGCTCATTTCAGGTGTCGGACAGCTGAATCAGCCGGCCTGGCCAAATATCGACGGGATGAATGAATTCAAGGGGAAGAGTATGCATTCGGCGCGATGGGACTGGACGTACGATTTCaaggggaagaggatcgCTGTGATCGGGAACG GTGCGACTGCGACTCAGATCGTACCAGAAGTCGCAAAAACAGCGTCGCATCTGACGGTCTACCAGCGGACTCCGCAATGGATCATCCCCCGAGACGACAAGCCTGTGCACCCGGCGCAGAAAGCATTGCTCTCTTTCCCGTTCTTCCGAAACTGCAAGCGCTCGTTCATGATGCTCTACCGCGAGATGAGCCACGACTTCATCGTCAAGTCGGACGCCAAAAACTCGCAAGAAGTCCGGGAGCTCTGCATCGGGCATATCAAGAAGGGCCTTCCCTCAAAGCCGGAATTGTGGGATGTTCTCACACCCAGCTATCCACCCGGTTGCCGCCGGATCTTGGCCTCTGATGACTACTACCCAGCGCTGGGCCGGGAGAACGTCAAGCTGGACACGCGCAACATCCAGCGCATCACCGAGACGGGGATCCAGACCGCCGATGGCGAGACAACTGACTTTGACCTCATCGTATACGCAACCGGTTTCCGCACGGTTGAGTTCCTGCACCCGATCAAAGTGTACGGCGCAGGCGGACGCGACCTGGCCGAGATCTGGGACGGCGGCGCGACGGCCTACTACGGCGTGACGGTcgaggagatgccgaacttCGGGCTGCTGTACGGACCCAACACGAACCTGGGCCACAACTCGATCATTCTGATGATCGAAGCGCAAAGCCGCTACCTCGCCGCACTGATCGACCCGGTCATCCGTGCCAAAGAGGCCGGCGTATCACTGGCGATCCAGCCCAAGACAGAGATCGTCCGGGCCTTCAACGCGGACATCCAGAAACGCCTGGGGAAGAGCAACTTCGCCGACCCGGCGTGCAACAGCTGGTACAAAACGGCCGACGGCCGGATCACGAACAACTGGCCCGGCACGGTGGTCGAGTACCAGCAGGCGCTGTCGCGGGTGCGATGGACAGACTACATTGTCGACGAGGAAACCATGAAGTTTGTCGGCAAGAATGAGACGAGGATCGGACACGTGGAAGAGGTATGGCCGGTCAGCAAGTCAACactgctgctggggctgagcGTGGCAGTGGCGGCCGGGGGGTGGTATCTCCAGGGGGCCAGGGCGTCCAGGCGGCGCTGA
- a CDS encoding uncharacterized protein (transcript_id=CADANIAT00000217): MPRAPSSTFPSPNVSYTILLAFGWSEIKAPISVLSLDCSSTIIRLLQARSAIAATGSLLVILVITPTFDQLRPLGAFPPPPPPPSSSTFRMSTATVTESVTITKDNVRMRLDGRDPKFGDFRDDLARDGFAVVKGAIPRERALKYADEMHSWLEGFNLGYDRNDPSTVHKDRLPLINEKGMCMHYSVAHEKFVWDVRSEPGVVEAFEKVYNNKDLIVSFDAVNFGFPNRTDLPPNKPWPHQDQDPDKPDFRCLQGLVNLLPNGPNDGGLIVCRGAHLLSDEFHSDPVIRAEERIPAWTPEWYGFTETGMKWLADHNCEWVKVCAEPGDILLWDSRTPHYNLSPKGQTPRFCIYTCYMPVADASQEDLVRKKESFENRLGTTHWPNANHTGSNVATRDGKECPYNRFKPVMEPVLNERAFRLTGIPYLRSQA; the protein is encoded by the exons ATGCCCCGCGCCCCTTCTAGCACTTTCCCTAGCCCAAATGTCTCATATACGATCCTACTCGCGTTCGGCTGGAGCGAAATCAAGGCGCCAATCTCCGTATTGAGTCTTGATTGTTCGAGCACAATAATCCGTCTGTTGCAAGCGCGAAGCGCTATAGCAGCC ACTGGATCACTTCTCGTGATCCTCGTGATAACGCCAACTTTTGACCAGCTTCGCCCACTTGGTGCCttccctccacctccacctccaccatcatcctccacattccG CATGTCTACCGCCACAGTCACCGAATCTGTCACCATTACCAAGGACAATGTCCGCATGCGCCTGGATGGCAGAGACCCTAAGTTTGGAGACTTTCGCGATGATCTCGCACGAGACGGTTTCGCCGTTGTGAAAGGAGCCATTCCCAGAGAACGGGCTCTCAAATATGCCGACGAGATGCACTCATGGCTGGAGGGCTT CAACCTTGGCTACGACCGAAATGACCCGTCTACGGTCCACAAAGACCGTCTTCCCCTCATCAACGAGAAAGGTATGTGCATGCACTACAGCGTTGCCCACGAAAAGTTCGTCTGGGACGTCCGCAGCGAGCCCGGCGTCGTCGAGGCTTTTGAGAAAGTCTACAATAATAAAGACCTCATCGTCTCCTTCGACGCAGTCAACTTTGGCTTCCCAAA CCGCACTGACCTTCCACCAAACAAACCTTGGCCacaccaagaccaagaccccgACAAGCCCGACTTTCGCTGCCTCCAAGGACTCGTCAACCTCCTCCCAAACGGCCCCAACGACGGCGGTCTGATCGTCTGCCGCGGCGCGCATCTTCTCTCCGACGAATTCCACAGTGACCCGGTAATCCGCGCTGAGGAGCGCATCCCCGCCTGGACGCCCGAATGGTACGGGTTCACCGAGACAGGCATGAAATGGCTCGCGGACCACAACTGCGAGTGGGTCAAGGTCTGCGCGGAACCAggcgatatcctcctctGGGACTCCCGCACCCCGCATTATAATCTGAGCCCCAAGGGTCAAACGCCGAGGTTCTGCATATACACCTGCTACATGCCAGTTGCCGACGCGAGTCAGGAGGATCTGGTGCGGAAGAAGGAGTCATTTGAGAATCGGCTCGGCACGACGCATTGGCCGAATGCGAATCACACGGGATCGAACGTTGCGACGAGGGATGGGAAGGAGTGTCCGTATAACCGATTCAAGCCGGTAATGGAGCCGGTATTGAACGAGAGGGCATTCAGGTTGACGGGCATTCCGTACCTTCGCAGCCAGGCTTAG
- a CDS encoding FAD-dependent monooxygenase (transcript_id=CADANIAT00000218), giving the protein MACKYKSPFAFRLTVSRHSVLRKYVLEDEITPLPTGHSDILEEQEPEFCSKINPRSPFTSMMVAHDCRLIMGPGRQGEVFGIVALLPDERMNEDPNAKQSWVSEGSLEKMLDTFSEFPDWIISIFKHSRDLGLWQLHDINPLRTWYRGRVLLIGDAAHAMLPTQGQGASQAIEDAEALGAFFAEQADSPSGEEIGRIFEVDVFRSRHNRAGLIQAYSRQAAKPGTAKGAKTVTM; this is encoded by the exons ATGGCATGTAAGTACAAGTCCCCCTTCGCGTTCAGACTGACAGTAAGCAGACATAGTGTTCTTCGAAAATATGTCCTGGAGGACGAGATTACCCCATTGCCAACAGGCCATTCCG ACATcctcgaagagcaagaaccaGAATTCTGCAGTAAGATCAACCCTAGAAGTCCCTTCACGTCGATGATGGTAGCACATGACTGCCGTCTGATCATGGGCCCTGGCCGGCAAGGCGAAGTCTTCGGGATTGTTGCCCTACTCCCTGATG AGCGGATGAATGAGGATCCCAACGCGAAACAATCCTGGGTCTCGGAAGGTAGTCTAGAAAAGATGCTAGACACATTTTCTGAGTTCCCTGACTGGATCATCAGCATTTTCAA GCATTCGCGGGACCTCGGATTATGGCAGTTGCACGACATC AACCCTCTTCGCACTTGGTACCGCGGCCGAGTTCTCCTCATTGGAGACGCGGCTCATGCGATGCTACCAACCCAAGGGCAAGGAGCGAGTCAGGCAATTGAGGACGCCGAGGCACTGGGTGCTTTTTTTGCAGAACAGGCTGACAGCCCTTCTGGTGAAGAGATCGGCCGAATTTTCGAAGTA GACGTTTTCCGTAGCCGACACAACCGCGCGGGCCTGATCCAAGCCTATAGCCGGCAGGCAGCAAAACCGGGTACTGCTAAAGGCGCGAAAACAGTCACAATGTAG
- a CDS encoding SET domain-containing protein (transcript_id=CADANIAT00000221) produces the protein MLPWVHPHLAQSVNPDKGRQLQAAQSIQRGEVLLIDPPYAIIPISDVDATTSLRKAICSNPQCNKPVSRDTASRCPNRCNNDVFWCNDSCEETDKARHDFECTWLAKYTTSLLSKWGEYNFGMLWLIVRILSRRYTESSYPHNIEDKPPAHDSHPSLSRFKFGWPAIDSLCGTPETWSHAQVREWTVLVKKYLGSSTLPHDLSNSDVLALICKEEANSFGLYPRETGVFPPPNPPVSRGEQFAAAVYPRASIANHSCCPNIIHKPDKVGRMVFTAGRDIAAGEECCISYFDMTQYVSLQDRRRHLQGLFRFKCGCPRCLEEETAAADTANETHWDAFPGFA, from the exons ATGCTGCCTTGGGTCCACCCCCATTTAGCACAGAGCGTGAACCCTGACAAGGGCCGTCAACTGCAAGCGGCGCAATCAATTCAACGAGGTGAGGTTCTTCTCATCGACCCGCCCTATGCTATTATCCCAATTTCCGACGTAGACGCAACAACCAGTCTTCGAAAGGCAATATGCAGCAATCCCCAATGCAATAAACCTGTCTCCCGAGACACCGCCTCGCGCTGTCCAAACCGCTGCAACAATGACGTATTCTGGTGCAATGACTCCTGTGAGGAAACAGACAAAGCAAGACATGATTTCGAATGCACCTGGCTAGCAAAATACACCACGTCCCTACTCTCAAAATGGGGCGAGTACAACTTCGGCATGCTCTGGTTAATCGTTCGAATCCTATCCAGACGATACACGGAGTCCTCCTATCCCCATAATATCGAGGACAAACCACCAGCTCACGACTCACACCCATCACTATCCCGCTTCAAATTCGGCTGGCCCGCTATTGATTCCCTTTGCGGCACTCCGGAGACTTGGTCTCATGCTCAAGTCCGCGAGTGGACCGTTCTCGTTAAGAAGTACCTCGGCAGCTCGACACTCCCACACGACTTATCAAATTCCGACGTTCTAGCGCTAATTTGTAAAGAAGAAGCAAACTCATTCGGTCTCTATCCGCGAGAAACGGGGGTCTTTCCGCCCCCAAATCCGCCGGTCAGCAGAGGAGAACAATTTGCAGCGGCAGTGTATCCGCGTGCTTCGATCGCGAACCATTCTTGTTGTCCGAAT atAATCCACAAACCAGATAAAGTTGGTCGGATGGTCTTTACGGCTGGACGGGACATCGCTGCAGGGGAGGAGTGTTGCATTTCATACTTTGATATGACGCAATATGTTTCGCTCCAAGATCGGAGGCGCCATTTGCAGGGATTGTTCCGGTTTAAGTGTGGGTGTCCTCGGTGTCTAGAGGAGGAGACGGCAGCGGCGGATACTGCCAATGAGACGCATTGGGATGCCTTTCCGGGATTTGCTTGA